From a region of the Synechococcales cyanobacterium T60_A2020_003 genome:
- a CDS encoding NAD(P)H-quinone oxidoreductase subunit 5, with protein sequence MEPIYQYAWLIPVLPLLGAMVVGIGLISYPQAVRSARKAVSGFLVFLIGTAMALSFGIFWSQVQGHPAYTQMIDWASAGDFHLSMGYTIDHLAALMLVIVTTVALLVMIYTDGYMDHDPGYVRFYAYLSLFSSSMLGLVISPNLVQIYIFWELVGMCSYLLIGFWYDRKAAADACQKAFVTNRVGDFGLLLGMLALYWATGSFEFNEIGGRLMDLVESGALSVGLASLFCILVFLGPVAKSAQFPLHVWLPDAMEGPTPISALIHAATMVAAGVFLIARMFPVFEGLPGVMNVIAWTGAFTAFLGASIAITQNDIKKGLAYSTMSQLGYMVMAMGVGAYGAGLFHLMTHAYFKAMLFLCSGSVIHGMEGVVGHDPVLAQDMRLMGGLRKFMPITATTFLIGTLAICGIPPFAGFWSKDEILGSTFEVNSTLWLVGWLTAGITAFYMFRMYFSTFEGEFRGNDADIRKTLKLEQLQRLGLAFGPGAMDPQELTVDHDEADDHHGHDDHGHSESPHESPLSMTLPLMLLAVPSVLVGLVGTPFANYFEAFIHPPGELEAIVEASGAFDWTEFLLMGGSSVGIGLIGISLAVLMYFTHKIDPAKIAERIQPLYQLSLNKWYIDEIYDAVFVKGSRRIAKQALEMDVRIVDGVVNLAGFVTLVSGEGLKYLESGRAQFYALIVFGAVLGLVLLSGVA encoded by the coding sequence TCCAGTTCTGCCCTTGCTTGGGGCGATGGTAGTCGGCATTGGACTAATATCCTACCCCCAGGCAGTTCGCAGTGCTCGAAAAGCTGTTTCCGGTTTTCTAGTCTTTTTGATTGGAACGGCGATGGCCCTGTCCTTTGGCATCTTCTGGAGCCAAGTTCAGGGGCATCCAGCCTATACCCAAATGATTGATTGGGCTTCAGCAGGAGATTTTCATCTTTCGATGGGCTACACCATCGATCATCTCGCTGCACTGATGCTCGTCATCGTGACCACCGTAGCGCTGTTGGTCATGATCTACACCGATGGGTACATGGATCATGACCCAGGCTACGTGCGCTTCTATGCTTATCTCAGCTTGTTCTCATCCTCCATGTTGGGGCTTGTCATCAGCCCTAACCTAGTGCAGATCTACATTTTTTGGGAACTCGTAGGGATGTGTTCATACCTCCTCATTGGGTTTTGGTATGACCGAAAAGCTGCAGCCGACGCTTGTCAGAAAGCATTTGTAACGAACCGAGTCGGTGACTTTGGCCTTCTGTTAGGTATGTTGGCACTTTATTGGGCTACCGGAAGCTTCGAGTTCAACGAAATTGGCGGTCGCCTGATGGACTTGGTTGAATCGGGTGCCTTAAGTGTTGGTCTAGCTTCTCTATTTTGCATCTTGGTCTTCCTCGGCCCCGTCGCAAAGTCAGCTCAGTTTCCGCTCCATGTCTGGCTACCCGATGCCATGGAAGGCCCTACACCCATCTCCGCCCTTATTCATGCGGCGACTATGGTTGCGGCTGGAGTGTTCCTCATCGCTCGCATGTTCCCGGTGTTTGAAGGGCTCCCAGGCGTTATGAATGTGATTGCCTGGACTGGGGCGTTTACCGCGTTCCTTGGGGCGAGCATTGCCATTACACAGAATGACATCAAAAAAGGTCTAGCCTATTCCACCATGTCTCAGTTGGGCTACATGGTCATGGCGATGGGCGTTGGAGCCTACGGTGCTGGGTTATTCCACCTCATGACCCACGCGTATTTCAAGGCGATGCTGTTCCTATGCTCTGGCTCTGTCATTCACGGTATGGAGGGGGTTGTTGGGCATGATCCCGTCTTGGCACAAGACATGCGACTGATGGGCGGACTGCGGAAGTTTATGCCCATCACGGCGACAACCTTTTTGATTGGCACCCTGGCAATCTGTGGTATCCCTCCCTTTGCAGGATTTTGGTCCAAGGATGAGATTTTGGGATCGACCTTTGAGGTCAATTCAACGCTTTGGCTAGTGGGCTGGCTCACGGCTGGTATCACGGCTTTCTATATGTTCCGCATGTATTTCTCTACCTTTGAAGGGGAATTCCGAGGTAATGACGCGGATATTCGCAAGACACTCAAGCTTGAACAACTCCAGCGTCTGGGGCTTGCCTTTGGACCAGGGGCAATGGATCCCCAAGAACTTACGGTCGATCATGATGAGGCCGATGATCATCATGGCCACGATGATCATGGGCATAGCGAGTCTCCCCATGAGTCGCCTCTAAGTATGACCTTGCCCCTGATGCTGCTGGCTGTGCCGTCGGTCTTAGTCGGTTTGGTGGGTACTCCGTTTGCAAACTACTTTGAAGCGTTTATCCATCCCCCTGGAGAGCTAGAGGCGATCGTGGAAGCTTCTGGAGCCTTTGATTGGACTGAGTTTTTGCTTATGGGGGGGAGTTCTGTCGGCATCGGCCTCATTGGCATTTCCCTAGCAGTGCTGATGTACTTTACCCACAAAATTGATCCCGCAAAGATTGCAGAGCGGATTCAGCCTCTTTATCAGCTATCTCTCAATAAGTGGTACATCGACGAGATCTACGATGCAGTCTTTGTGAAAGGTAGTCGTCGGATTGCGAAGCAAGCCCTTGAAATGGATGTTCGCATCGTGGATGGTGTTGTAAACCTTGCTGGATTTGTGACGTTGGTTTCGGGTGAAGGACTCAAGTACCTCGAAAGTGGCCGTGCCCAGTTCTATGCACTGATTGTTTTTGGAGCTGTTCTGGGTTTAGTACTTCTGTCTGGAGTCGCGTAA